A single Notoacmeibacter ruber DNA region contains:
- a CDS encoding SUF system Fe-S cluster assembly protein: MNSETEQAEGAQKVYSASALPTEELARMTDDIIAALKSVYDPEIPADIYELGLIYKVDIEDDRTVKIDMTLTAPGCPVAGEMPGWVQDAVSTVEGVQMVDVNMVFDPPWTPDRMSEEAQVAVGWY, encoded by the coding sequence ATGAATAGCGAAACAGAACAGGCGGAAGGCGCGCAGAAGGTCTATTCCGCTTCCGCACTTCCGACCGAAGAACTGGCACGGATGACCGATGATATCATCGCCGCGCTGAAATCCGTCTACGATCCGGAAATCCCGGCCGATATTTATGAGCTTGGTCTGATCTACAAAGTCGATATTGAAGACGACCGCACTGTCAAGATCGACATGACACTCACCGCGCCGGGCTGTCCGGTGGCCGGGGAAATGCCTGGCTGGGTGCAGGACGCGGTCTCGACGGTCGAGGGGGTCCAGATGGTGGACGTCAATATGGTCTTCGACCCGCCCTGGACACCGGACCGGATGAGCGAAGAAGCCCAGGTTGCGGTTGGCTGGTACTGA
- the tyrS gene encoding tyrosine--tRNA ligase yields MMALKSDFLRILTERGFIHQTSDEAGLDDLFATETVTGYIGFDPTAKSLHVGSLMQIMMLRWMQKTGHRPIALMGGGTGMIGDPSFKDEARKLQTSDMIADNLAGIRQGFENYLSFGDGPTDAMMIDNAEWLLGLNYVEFLRDVGRHFSVNRMLSFDSVRLRLDREQSLSFLEFNYMILQAYDFVELNRRYGCRLQMGGSDQWGNIVNGIDLGHRLGTPQLYALTSPLLTTASGVKMGKTADGAVWLNADMRSPYEFWQFWRNTEDADVERFLKLYTELPLDEISRLAALQGSEINEAKKVLANEVTAMLHGRSAAEEAAETARRTFEEGQTGDALPRIAVPGVELEGGIGVLSLFVSAGLAASNGEARRQVKGGGLKLNDQPVTDERAVVTSDDLGPEGHIKLSVGKKRHALVVPA; encoded by the coding sequence ATCATGGCCCTCAAATCCGATTTCCTGCGCATTCTCACCGAGCGCGGCTTCATACATCAGACCTCCGATGAGGCAGGTCTGGACGATCTCTTCGCCACGGAGACGGTGACGGGCTATATCGGTTTTGACCCGACGGCCAAAAGCCTTCACGTCGGCTCGCTGATGCAGATCATGATGCTTCGCTGGATGCAGAAGACCGGGCATCGTCCGATTGCCCTGATGGGTGGCGGCACCGGCATGATCGGCGATCCGTCGTTCAAGGACGAGGCACGCAAGCTTCAGACCTCCGACATGATCGCCGACAATCTCGCAGGAATCCGCCAGGGCTTCGAAAACTATCTCTCCTTCGGCGACGGTCCCACCGATGCGATGATGATCGACAATGCCGAGTGGCTTCTCGGTTTGAATTACGTCGAATTTCTGCGCGATGTCGGTCGTCATTTCTCGGTCAATCGCATGCTCTCGTTCGATTCCGTGCGGCTTCGCCTCGATCGCGAGCAGAGCCTGTCATTCCTGGAATTCAACTACATGATCCTCCAGGCCTATGACTTCGTCGAACTCAACCGGCGCTATGGCTGCCGATTGCAGATGGGCGGCTCCGATCAGTGGGGCAATATCGTCAACGGTATCGATCTTGGCCACAGGCTCGGCACGCCGCAGCTCTACGCGCTTACATCTCCGCTTCTCACCACGGCGTCGGGCGTCAAGATGGGAAAGACGGCGGATGGCGCTGTCTGGCTGAACGCCGATATGCGCTCGCCTTATGAATTCTGGCAATTCTGGCGAAACACGGAAGATGCCGATGTCGAACGCTTTTTGAAGCTCTACACAGAATTGCCGCTTGACGAGATATCCAGGCTCGCCGCGCTTCAGGGCTCGGAAATCAACGAAGCGAAAAAGGTGCTCGCCAATGAGGTGACCGCCATGCTGCATGGTCGCTCGGCAGCCGAGGAGGCGGCGGAGACCGCCCGCAGAACCTTTGAAGAAGGGCAGACCGGCGATGCGTTGCCGCGCATTGCGGTGCCGGGCGTCGAACTGGAGGGCGGGATCGGTGTGCTTTCACTCTTCGTGAGCGCCGGACTAGCTGCTTCCAACGGCGAGGCTCGGCGGCAGGTCAAGGGTGGCGGCCTCAAGCTCAACGACCAGCCGGTCACGGATGAACGCGCTGTCGTGACGTCTGATGATCTTGGTCCGGAAGGCCACATCAAGCTCTCCGTCGGCAAGAAGCGTCATGCTCTCGTCGTGCCGGCCTAA
- a CDS encoding cysteine desulfurase family protein — MAERKPRLNMDYNASAPLRPQARDAMIAALDVDANPSSTHAGGRAARALVEKSRREVGALFSGQAKQVVFTSGATEAANFVLTPDWQMGRGPLHFSRLYVAATAHPCLLSGGRFASEQIVRIGSTEHGTLDIPALEGALKAHDVKTGLPLVAVPAACNETGVIQPIEPIATLARIHGATLVIDAVQMAGRLPIDLAMSTGDYFIVSAHKIGGPRGVGALVSLSDVLMPAPLIKGGGQEKGHRAGTENTLGIVGFGAAVKAAQADMDEARWADVERQRDTFEQELKAVCPSVMIHGEVASRLPNTSFFTLPDIKAETAQIALDLEGIAVSAGSACSSGKVGPSHVLKAMGADRPEGAARVSFGPETSLDDIQTLLSSLRKLLKRNGDAKAA; from the coding sequence ATGGCTGAACGCAAACCCCGTCTGAACATGGATTATAACGCCAGCGCGCCGCTTCGGCCGCAGGCGCGGGATGCCATGATTGCGGCGCTGGATGTCGATGCCAATCCTTCGTCGACCCATGCCGGCGGTCGTGCAGCCCGGGCTTTGGTCGAGAAATCGCGTCGGGAGGTCGGAGCCCTTTTCTCAGGGCAGGCCAAGCAGGTCGTTTTCACGTCCGGCGCGACGGAAGCGGCGAATTTCGTTCTGACGCCGGATTGGCAGATGGGGCGCGGCCCGCTCCACTTCTCCAGACTCTATGTCGCGGCCACAGCGCACCCGTGCCTTCTGTCCGGTGGACGTTTCGCCTCAGAGCAGATCGTTCGGATCGGGTCGACTGAACACGGCACCCTGGACATACCGGCGCTCGAAGGGGCGCTGAAGGCTCACGATGTGAAGACAGGCCTGCCGCTCGTGGCGGTGCCGGCTGCATGCAACGAAACCGGCGTAATCCAGCCGATCGAGCCGATAGCGACTCTCGCGCGTATCCATGGCGCTACTCTGGTCATCGACGCCGTCCAGATGGCCGGACGTTTGCCGATCGATCTAGCCATGTCGACGGGCGACTATTTCATCGTGTCGGCCCACAAGATCGGCGGGCCCAGAGGCGTGGGCGCGCTTGTCTCGCTGTCGGACGTTTTGATGCCCGCTCCGCTCATCAAGGGCGGAGGGCAGGAGAAAGGGCATCGCGCAGGAACCGAGAATACGCTGGGGATTGTAGGCTTCGGTGCAGCCGTGAAGGCGGCACAAGCCGATATGGATGAAGCGCGCTGGGCCGATGTGGAGCGCCAGCGCGACACGTTCGAGCAAGAACTCAAAGCCGTCTGTCCATCCGTGATGATCCACGGCGAGGTCGCTTCCAGACTGCCCAATACCAGCTTCTTCACCTTGCCGGATATCAAGGCCGAGACAGCTCAGATCGCACTTGATTTGGAGGGAATCGCTGTGTCGGCGGGTTCCGCCTGTTCGTCTGGAAAGGTCGGTCCGAGCCATGTTCTCAAGGCGATGGGCGCGGACCGTCCGGAGGGAGCTGCCCGTGTTTCTTTCGGACCGGAGACCTCATTGGATGACATTCAGACCCTGCTTTCGTCACTGCGAAAGTTGTTGAAGCGCAACGGGGACGCGAAAGCGGCCTGA
- the sufD gene encoding Fe-S cluster assembly protein SufD, whose product MTAHTLIKNTQAESALIETFDKVIETLPGTDSTRTARKTAMGGISTRGLPTRRVEAWHYTDLRNRLKDVPRGDAARDGDTLAPLANHMIRADLFGGKVAANLPEGLSVSSLRSQIETGALDQRLVPADPEDVVGALNAAFVAEGVAITVADGAVLDTPLELSAFHGEGQAHARVPVSIGNSAKATIIERQTGSGPAFVTGITELSVGDDAELLWVLVQEQSDSSTQLSQMKFTLGRNAKFTLAILNAGGKLVRHEVRGVLEGEGGDFQMRCVNLLGGDSHVDVTMVLDHIVPDTTGTEIVRNIATGKASGVFQGQIRVAKEAQKTDARMACNTLLVSDEADFSAKPELEIFADDVACGHGATVAEIDEDHLFYLMSRGVPEQKARALLVKAFVAEIIEELDNEAIADALVAKVDDWFETNG is encoded by the coding sequence ATGACAGCTCATACACTTATCAAGAACACGCAGGCCGAGAGCGCGCTGATCGAAACCTTCGATAAGGTCATCGAGACGCTGCCCGGCACTGACTCCACGAGGACGGCGCGCAAGACGGCTATGGGAGGCATCTCGACGCGTGGTCTGCCGACCCGCCGCGTCGAGGCTTGGCACTATACGGACCTTCGCAACCGCCTGAAGGATGTTCCGCGCGGCGATGCGGCCAGAGATGGTGACACGCTTGCGCCGCTGGCCAATCACATGATCCGCGCCGATCTTTTTGGAGGCAAGGTCGCGGCGAATCTGCCTGAGGGCCTGAGTGTTTCGTCATTGCGCTCGCAGATTGAGACAGGCGCGCTCGACCAGAGGCTGGTGCCTGCCGACCCGGAGGATGTGGTCGGCGCTCTCAACGCGGCCTTCGTAGCCGAAGGCGTGGCGATCACGGTTGCCGATGGCGCCGTACTGGATACGCCGCTCGAACTCTCCGCCTTCCATGGCGAGGGGCAAGCGCATGCCCGCGTGCCTGTTTCCATTGGCAACAGCGCCAAAGCCACGATCATCGAGCGCCAGACCGGCTCTGGTCCCGCATTCGTGACCGGCATTACGGAGCTTTCTGTCGGTGACGACGCCGAACTTCTTTGGGTCCTGGTTCAGGAACAGTCCGATAGCTCGACCCAGCTTTCGCAGATGAAATTCACGCTCGGCAGGAATGCCAAGTTCACCCTCGCCATACTGAATGCGGGCGGCAAGCTCGTCCGCCATGAAGTGCGTGGCGTGCTGGAAGGTGAAGGGGGCGATTTCCAGATGCGCTGCGTCAACCTTTTGGGTGGCGACAGCCATGTCGACGTTACGATGGTGCTGGATCATATCGTGCCCGATACTACAGGCACCGAGATCGTCCGTAATATTGCGACCGGCAAGGCTTCTGGCGTCTTCCAGGGGCAGATCCGCGTGGCCAAGGAAGCGCAGAAGACCGATGCGCGCATGGCCTGCAACACCCTGCTGGTCTCTGATGAAGCCGATTTTTCGGCCAAGCCGGAGCTGGAGATTTTTGCCGATGACGTCGCATGCGGCCATGGGGCCACGGTGGCCGAGATCGATGAGGACCATCTCTTCTACCTGATGAGCCGCGGTGTACCGGAGCAGAAGGCTCGGGCCCTGCTGGTCAAGGCCTTCGTGGCCGAGATCATTGAAGAACTCGACAATGAGGCAATCGCCGACGCGCTTGTCGCCAAGGTCGATGACTGGTTCGAGACAAATGGCTGA
- the sufB gene encoding Fe-S cluster assembly protein SufB — translation MPAVQETIEQVRTLDVDQYKYGFETEIESETAPKGLSEDTIRLISQKKGEPEWMLQWRLDAYQRWLTMDEPSWARVNYPKIDFQDIHYYSAPKNFKDGPKSLDEVDPEILKTYEKLGIPLKEQEILAGVRRADEPSELDDSSETPPADAPYGRGRVAVDAVFDSVSVATTFKKELQKAGVIFMPISEAIREHPDLVKKYLGSVVPQGDNYYAALNSAVFTDGSFVFVPKGVRCPMELSTYFRINERNTGQFERTLIIAEDGAYVSYLEGCTAPQRDENQLHAAVVELVALDDAEIKYSTVQNWYPGDKDGKGGIYNFVTKRGDCRGANSHISWTQVETGSAITWKYPSCLLRGDGSRGEFYSIAVSNGHQQIDSGTKMIHIGKNTTSRIISKGISAGTSQNTYRGQVSVLRKAEDARNFTQCDSLLIGNECGAHTVPYIEAKNASARLEHEATTSKISEDQLFYVMQRGIPEEEAIALIVNGFVKDVIQELPMEFAVEAQKLIGISLEGSVG, via the coding sequence ATGCCTGCAGTGCAGGAGACGATCGAGCAGGTCCGCACGCTCGATGTGGACCAGTACAAATACGGTTTCGAGACCGAGATCGAAAGCGAGACCGCCCCGAAAGGGCTCTCCGAAGATACCATCCGTCTCATCTCGCAAAAGAAAGGCGAGCCGGAATGGATGCTTCAATGGCGCCTCGACGCTTATCAGCGGTGGCTCACCATGGATGAGCCGAGCTGGGCGCGCGTGAATTATCCGAAGATCGACTTCCAGGATATTCACTATTATTCGGCGCCGAAGAACTTCAAGGACGGCCCGAAGAGCCTCGACGAGGTCGATCCGGAAATCCTGAAGACCTACGAGAAGCTCGGTATTCCGCTCAAGGAGCAGGAAATTCTTGCCGGGGTCCGTCGGGCGGACGAACCAAGCGAACTGGACGACAGCAGTGAGACGCCGCCTGCCGATGCGCCATATGGGCGCGGACGTGTCGCCGTGGACGCTGTTTTCGACTCCGTTTCGGTCGCGACAACGTTCAAGAAGGAGTTGCAGAAGGCCGGCGTGATCTTCATGCCGATCTCGGAAGCCATCCGCGAACATCCCGATCTGGTCAAGAAATACCTCGGCTCGGTCGTTCCGCAGGGCGACAACTATTACGCAGCACTCAACAGCGCCGTCTTCACCGACGGGTCCTTCGTCTTCGTGCCGAAGGGCGTTCGCTGCCCGATGGAGCTTTCTACCTACTTCCGGATCAATGAGCGCAATACCGGCCAGTTCGAGAGGACGCTCATCATTGCGGAAGACGGAGCGTACGTATCGTATCTGGAGGGCTGTACCGCTCCCCAGCGCGACGAGAACCAGCTTCATGCGGCCGTGGTCGAACTGGTGGCTCTGGACGATGCGGAGATCAAATATTCGACCGTCCAGAACTGGTATCCCGGCGACAAGGACGGCAAGGGTGGCATCTACAATTTCGTCACGAAGCGCGGCGATTGCCGGGGTGCCAATAGCCATATCTCGTGGACGCAGGTCGAGACCGGTTCGGCCATCACATGGAAATACCCGTCGTGCCTGTTGCGCGGTGATGGCAGCCGTGGCGAGTTCTACTCGATCGCCGTGTCCAACGGGCATCAGCAGATCGATAGCGGCACCAAGATGATCCATATCGGCAAGAACACGACGAGCCGGATCATCTCGAAGGGAATATCGGCGGGCACTAGCCAGAATACATATCGCGGACAGGTTTCCGTGCTCCGAAAGGCGGAAGATGCCCGCAACTTTACCCAGTGCGACAGTCTTCTGATCGGCAATGAGTGCGGCGCTCACACGGTGCCCTATATCGAGGCCAAGAATGCCTCGGCACGATTGGAGCACGAGGCGACCACGTCGAAGATCTCCGAGGATCAGCTTTTCTACGTGATGCAACGCGGCATTCCGGAAGAAGAGGCGATCGCGTTGATCGTCAACGGCTTCGTCAAGGATGTGATCCAGGAACTGCCGATGGAGTTCGCGGTCGAGGCGCAGAAACTGATCGGCATCAGCCTCGAGGGTAGCGTCGGCTGA
- a CDS encoding anhydro-N-acetylmuramic acid kinase has translation MGSPRTAIGLMSGTSMDGIDVALVRSDGDQIIERGPGLFLPYEAPFRKMLLQGLEDARLIEDRRERPGGLAAIENEITTRHILAVDSFCQRFSLRHEDIDLIGFHGQTVLHRPKQALTVQLGDGARLAKETGITTIADMRVNDMAHGGQGAPLVPTYHAALAAFLGENDHAVAFVNIGGIANVTFVQPGDEPVAFDCGPGNALIDQWVQDQAGIDFDQNGTIASEGRVVEGVIDAYLSNPFFAEKGAKSLDRNDFTLEPMAGLELHDGAATLAKLTATAILKAADLAEVRPARWIIAGGGARNAAILHYLRQSAGKARVESAEQCGLSGDMMEAEAWAYLATRSFEGLPLTWPKTTGVSKPVSGGVFYGAQKA, from the coding sequence ATCGGATCGCCCCGAACCGCAATTGGCCTGATGAGCGGCACATCGATGGATGGGATCGATGTCGCGCTTGTTCGCTCGGATGGCGATCAAATCATTGAGCGGGGCCCGGGCCTGTTCCTCCCCTACGAAGCGCCTTTTCGTAAAATGTTGCTGCAAGGTCTGGAGGACGCCAGGCTGATCGAGGATCGCCGAGAGCGCCCCGGCGGTCTGGCAGCGATCGAGAACGAGATCACCACGCGCCACATTCTTGCGGTTGATTCGTTCTGTCAGCGATTTTCCTTAAGGCACGAGGATATCGACCTAATCGGGTTCCACGGCCAGACTGTGCTGCATCGTCCGAAGCAGGCATTGACGGTTCAGTTGGGCGATGGCGCCCGCCTGGCAAAGGAAACCGGCATTACGACCATCGCCGATATGCGCGTCAATGACATGGCGCATGGCGGGCAGGGGGCGCCGCTTGTCCCGACCTACCATGCTGCCCTGGCCGCTTTCCTGGGCGAGAATGATCACGCGGTTGCCTTCGTCAATATCGGTGGGATCGCCAATGTCACCTTCGTTCAGCCTGGCGACGAGCCGGTCGCGTTCGACTGTGGGCCGGGCAACGCGCTGATCGACCAATGGGTGCAGGATCAGGCCGGCATAGATTTCGACCAGAATGGAACGATCGCCAGTGAGGGTCGGGTCGTGGAAGGGGTGATCGACGCTTATCTCAGCAACCCGTTCTTCGCAGAAAAGGGCGCTAAGTCACTGGATCGGAATGATTTCACGCTGGAACCGATGGCAGGCCTAGAGCTTCACGACGGGGCCGCGACCCTCGCCAAACTCACTGCAACGGCCATTTTGAAAGCAGCAGACCTGGCGGAGGTTCGTCCTGCTCGCTGGATTATTGCCGGCGGCGGTGCGCGCAACGCGGCCATTCTCCATTATTTGCGGCAATCGGCCGGCAAGGCGCGTGTCGAAAGCGCCGAGCAATGCGGCCTGTCGGGCGACATGATGGAGGCGGAAGCCTGGGCCTATCTTGCCACGAGGAGCTTTGAAGGTCTGCCGCTGACCTGGCCGAAGACCACGGGTGTCTCGAAGCCGGTCAGCGGTGGCGTTTTCTACGGTGCCCAGAAGGCTTAG
- the sufC gene encoding Fe-S cluster assembly ATPase SufC, producing the protein MLEIKNLHARIAEDGTEILKGVDLTVEPGEVAAIMGPNGSGKSTLSYVIAGREDYEVTEGDILWNGESILEMDPAERAAAGVFLAFQYPMEIPGVATMEFLKTALNAQREARGEDPLKIPELMKRVKTASSELEMDLSMLKRPLNVGFSGGEKKRAEILQMKLLEPKLCVLDETDSGLDIDALKVVADGVNHLRSEDRAFLVITHYQRLLNHIVPDSVHVLYKGRVIRSGDKGLALQLEEQGYSEIIGEAA; encoded by the coding sequence ATGCTTGAGATCAAGAATTTGCACGCGCGGATCGCCGAAGACGGCACGGAGATTCTCAAAGGCGTGGACCTGACCGTAGAGCCGGGAGAAGTGGCTGCGATCATGGGGCCGAATGGCTCCGGCAAGTCGACTCTCTCTTACGTGATTGCGGGTCGTGAGGATTATGAAGTCACCGAGGGTGACATCCTCTGGAATGGCGAGAGCATTCTGGAGATGGATCCGGCAGAGCGTGCCGCGGCAGGCGTGTTTCTGGCCTTTCAGTACCCGATGGAAATTCCCGGCGTTGCGACCATGGAATTCCTCAAGACGGCTCTCAACGCCCAGCGTGAAGCGCGCGGTGAAGATCCCTTGAAGATCCCCGAGCTGATGAAGCGCGTGAAGACCGCTTCCTCTGAACTTGAGATGGATCTGTCCATGCTCAAGCGGCCGCTCAATGTTGGTTTTTCGGGTGGTGAGAAGAAGCGCGCCGAAATCCTCCAGATGAAATTGCTGGAGCCGAAGCTCTGCGTTCTGGACGAGACAGACTCAGGGCTCGATATCGATGCGCTGAAGGTTGTCGCCGATGGGGTCAATCATCTGCGCAGTGAAGACCGGGCCTTCCTCGTGATCACTCACTATCAGCGCCTGTTGAACCATATCGTCCCCGACAGCGTCCATGTCCTCTACAAGGGCCGCGTTATCCGTTCCGGCGACAAGGGCCTGGCTCTTCAGCTTGAAGAGCAGGGTTATTCCGAAATCATCGGCGAAGCGGCCTGA
- a CDS encoding TfoX/Sxy family protein → MDDEHLADLFAGLGPISIRRMFGGKGIYHQGLIFALEMSDGRLVLKGDATNAPDYEAAGCTRWTYSRPGRKPTQMPYWTAPDEALDNSDAMKPWAISAFGAALRADTKANR, encoded by the coding sequence ATGGATGACGAACATCTCGCCGATCTGTTTGCAGGCCTTGGGCCGATCTCGATCCGCCGCATGTTCGGCGGTAAGGGCATCTACCATCAAGGACTGATCTTCGCGCTCGAGATGAGCGATGGACGGCTCGTCCTTAAGGGAGATGCCACCAATGCACCCGATTACGAAGCTGCGGGCTGCACCCGCTGGACGTACTCAAGACCGGGGCGAAAGCCGACCCAAATGCCTTACTGGACGGCTCCGGATGAAGCGCTCGACAATTCCGATGCCATGAAACCATGGGCTATCAGCGCATTCGGCGCAGCATTGCGCGCCGATACGAAAGCGAACCGGTAA
- the sufA gene encoding Fe-S cluster assembly scaffold SufA, with protein sequence MGVPLVNITDDAADRIREIIANRENAQGIRLGIKKGGCAGMEYTVDLVTAPDPKDDFVEKDGARLWVAPEAMLFLLGTEVGFEKTALRTGFTFHNPNESSACGCGESVELKPADLKALAEARGVA encoded by the coding sequence ATGGGTGTCCCACTCGTCAACATCACCGATGATGCGGCCGACCGTATTCGAGAAATCATCGCAAACCGGGAAAACGCGCAAGGCATTCGACTTGGTATCAAGAAGGGTGGCTGTGCCGGAATGGAGTACACGGTCGATCTGGTGACTGCGCCTGATCCGAAAGACGATTTCGTGGAGAAAGATGGCGCCCGGCTGTGGGTTGCTCCGGAAGCGATGCTTTTCCTGCTGGGTACCGAGGTCGGTTTCGAGAAGACCGCGCTGCGAACCGGGTTCACCTTTCACAATCCGAACGAGAGCAGCGCCTGCGGCTGTGGTGAGTCGGTCGAATTGAAGCCGGCCGACCTCAAGGCTCTGGCCGAAGCGCGCGGCGTGGCCTGA
- a CDS encoding cysteine desulfurase, whose protein sequence is MADPLADFDVDAIRAQFPILSREVHGKPLVYLDNGASAQKPRAVIDAMSRMYETSYANVHRGLHTLSNEATDAFEQARETVRRFLNAESIDEIVFTKNTTEGINLVAYSYAMPEFKEGDEIILSIMEHHANIVPWHFLRERKGVKLVWVPVRDDGSLQLEDVEAAITDRTRLIAMTHMSNVLGTVTPMAEICAVARERGIPTLVDGSQSAVHMPVDVQKLGCDWFVFTGHKTYGPTGVGVLYGRKERMEPMRPFLGGGEMIEEVTTDKVSYNHPPHRFEAGTPNIVEAIGLAAALEWMDEVGRDTIAAHEARLRDYAHERLGGFNWLRIFGTAPDKAAIISFEMDGVHAHDVSMLIDRSGIAVRAGTHCAQPLLQHYGVTSTCRASFAVYNTLEEVDKLAEALQKARDFFG, encoded by the coding sequence ATGGCCGACCCGCTGGCAGACTTCGACGTCGATGCCATCCGCGCGCAGTTCCCGATTCTGTCACGAGAAGTGCATGGCAAGCCGCTCGTCTATCTCGATAACGGGGCTTCGGCGCAGAAACCGCGAGCGGTGATCGACGCGATGAGCCGGATGTATGAAACAAGCTATGCCAATGTGCATCGCGGCCTTCATACATTGTCGAACGAGGCGACCGACGCCTTCGAGCAGGCACGTGAAACTGTGCGTCGTTTTCTCAATGCCGAGAGCATCGACGAAATCGTGTTCACCAAGAACACGACCGAAGGCATCAACCTTGTGGCCTACAGCTACGCCATGCCCGAGTTCAAAGAGGGTGACGAAATCATCCTCTCGATCATGGAGCATCATGCCAACATCGTGCCGTGGCATTTTCTGCGCGAGCGGAAGGGTGTGAAGCTGGTCTGGGTTCCCGTCAGAGATGACGGCTCCCTCCAGTTGGAAGACGTCGAAGCGGCCATTACCGATCGTACGCGTCTCATCGCCATGACGCATATGTCGAACGTGCTCGGCACGGTGACGCCGATGGCGGAGATCTGCGCGGTCGCGCGTGAACGCGGTATCCCCACCTTGGTCGACGGCAGCCAGAGCGCTGTCCACATGCCCGTCGACGTGCAGAAGCTCGGGTGCGACTGGTTCGTTTTCACCGGTCATAAGACCTATGGTCCGACCGGCGTCGGGGTGCTGTATGGCCGAAAGGAGCGGATGGAGCCAATGCGTCCGTTTCTCGGTGGCGGCGAAATGATCGAGGAAGTGACGACCGACAAGGTCTCCTACAATCATCCGCCGCACCGTTTCGAAGCGGGCACACCCAATATCGTTGAGGCGATCGGCTTGGCTGCCGCGCTGGAGTGGATGGATGAGGTGGGCCGCGACACGATTGCCGCTCATGAGGCTCGTCTGCGCGACTACGCTCACGAACGGCTCGGCGGCTTCAACTGGCTGCGTATCTTCGGGACCGCACCGGACAAGGCAGCCATCATCAGCTTCGAAATGGACGGTGTGCATGCTCATGATGTTTCAATGCTGATCGACCGGTCCGGCATTGCCGTAAGGGCGGGAACGCATTGCGCGCAGCCGCTACTGCAGCACTATGGCGTGACCAGTACCTGTCGCGCCTCCTTCGCGGTTTACAATACGCTGGAGGAAGTGGACAAACTGGCGGAGGCGCTTCAGAAGGCGCGCGATTTTTTTGGGTGA
- a CDS encoding alpha/beta hydrolase, producing the protein MPEVIFAGPAGRLEGRYQPSKEKNAPIAMVLHPHPQFGGTMNNRIVYDLFYMFQKRGFTTLRFNFRSIGRSQGQFDHGDGELSDAAAALDWVQSLHPDSKHCWVAGYSFGSWIGMQLLMRRPEIEGFISISPQPNLYDFSFLAPCPSSGLIIHGTEDRVSTPKDVQPLVDKLHTQKHITITQRQIEGANHFYTNHHDELIESCSEYLDRRLNGELTQPKPKRIR; encoded by the coding sequence ATGCCAGAGGTGATCTTCGCCGGCCCCGCCGGTCGGCTTGAGGGCCGCTATCAGCCGTCCAAGGAGAAAAATGCTCCGATCGCCATGGTGCTGCATCCGCACCCGCAATTTGGCGGTACGATGAACAATCGGATCGTCTACGATCTCTTTTACATGTTCCAGAAACGAGGCTTCACAACGCTTCGGTTCAACTTCCGGTCCATCGGACGATCACAGGGACAGTTCGATCATGGCGATGGCGAATTGTCAGATGCGGCAGCGGCACTCGATTGGGTCCAGAGCCTGCATCCGGATTCAAAACATTGCTGGGTTGCCGGCTACAGCTTCGGCTCATGGATCGGCATGCAGCTTCTGATGCGCCGGCCAGAGATCGAGGGTTTCATCTCGATCTCGCCGCAGCCCAATCTCTACGATTTCTCCTTCCTCGCTCCCTGCCCTTCATCAGGCCTTATCATTCACGGTACCGAGGACCGCGTATCGACGCCGAAGGATGTGCAGCCGCTGGTCGACAAGCTCCATACTCAGAAGCACATCACGATCACGCAGAGGCAGATCGAAGGCGCGAACCACTTCTATACCAACCATCACGATGAGTTGATCGAGAGCTGCTCGGAATATCTCGACCGCCGCCTGAACGGCGAACTGACCCAGCCAAAGCCGAAGCGGATCCGCTAA